Proteins encoded by one window of Nyctibius grandis isolate bNycGra1 chromosome 15, bNycGra1.pri, whole genome shotgun sequence:
- the LOC137670455 gene encoding myosin heavy chain, skeletal muscle, adult-like, giving the protein MSSDAEMAVFGVAAPYLRKSEKERIAAQNKPFDAKSSVFVAHPKESFVKGTIQSKESGKVTVKTEGGETLTVKEDQVFSMNPPKYDKVEDMAMMTHLHEPAVLYNLKERYAAWMIYTYSGLFCVTVNPYKWLPVYNPEVVLAYRGKKRSEAPPHIFSISDNAYQFMLTDRENQSILITGESGAGKTVNTKRVIQYFATIAASGEKKKEEHSGKMQGTLEDQIISANPLLEAFGNAKTVRNDNSSRFGKFIRIHFGATGKLASADIETYLLEKSRVTFQLKAERSYHIFYQITSNKKPELIEMLLITTNPYDYPFVSQGEITVPSIDDKEELMATDSAIDILGFTAEEKTAIYKLTGAVMHYGNLKFKQKPREEQAEPDGTEVADKAAYLMGLNSADMLKALCYPRVKVGNEYVTKGQTAQQVHNAVGALAKAVYERMFLWMVVRINQQLDTKQPRQYFIGVLDIAGFEIFDFNSFEQLCINFTNEKLQQFFNHHMFVLEQEEYKKEGIEWTFIDFGMDLAACIELIEKPMGIFSILEEECMFPKATDTSFKNKLYDQHLGKSNNFQKPKPTKGKAEAHFSLIHYAGTVDYNITGWLEKNKDPLNETVIGLYQKSSVKTLALLFANYGGAEAEASGGKKGGKKKGSSFQTVSALFRENLNKLMTNLRSTHPHFVRCIIPNETKTPGAMEHELVLHQLRCNGVLEGIRICRKGFPNRVLYADFKQRYKVLNASAIPEGQFIDSKKACEKLLGSIDIDHTQYKFGHTKVFFKAGLIGLLEEMRDEKLAQLITRTQARCRGFLMRMEYQRMVERRESIFCIQYNIRAFMNVKHWPWMKLFFKIKPLLKSAESEKEMANMKQEFEKTKEELAKSEAKRKELEEKMVKLVQEKNDLQLQVQAEADALADAEERCDQLIKTKIQLEAKVKEVTERAEDEEEINAELTAKKRKLEDECSELKKDIDDLELTLAKVEKEKHATENKVKNLTEEMAALDETIVKLTKEKKALQEAHQQTLDDLQAEEDKVNTLTKAKAKLEQQVDDLEGSLEQEKKLRMDLERAKRKLEGDLKLAHDSIMDLENDKQQLDEKLKKKDFEISQIQSKIEDEQLLGIQLQKKIKELQARIEELEEEIEAERTSRAKAEKHRADLSRELEEISERLEEAGGATAAQIEMNKKREAEFQKMRRDLEEATLQHEATAAALRKKHADSTAELGEQIDNLQRVKQKLEKEKSELKMEIDDLASNMETVSKAKANLEKMCRTLEDQLSEIKTKEEQNQRMINDLNTQRARLQTESGEYSRQVEEKDALISQLSRGKQGFTQQIEELKRHLEEEIKAKNALAHALQSARHDCDLLREQYEEEQEAKGELQRALSKANSEVAQWRTKYETDAIQRTEELEEAKKKLAQRLQDAEEHVEAVNAKCASLEKTKQRLQNEVEDLMIDVERSNAACAALDKKQKNFDKILAEWKQKYEETQAELEASQKESRSLSTELFKMKNAYEESLDHLETLKRENKNLQQEISDLTEQIAEGGKAIHELEKVKKQIEQEKSEIQAALEEAEASLEHEEGKILRLQLELNQVKSEIDRKIAEKDEEIDQMKRNHLRIVESLQSSLDAEIRSRNEALRLKKKMEGDLNEMEIQLSHANRVAAEAQKNLRNTQAVLKDTQIHLDDAIRTQEDLKEQVAMVERRANLLQAEIEELRAALEQTERSRKVAEQELLDATERVQLLHTQNTSLINTKKKLETDIAQIQGEMEDTIQEARNAEEKAKKAITDAAMMAEELKKEQDTSAHLERMKKNLDQTVKDLQLRLDEAEQLALKGGKKQIQKLEARVRELEGEVDAEQKRSAEAVKGVRKYERRVKELTYQSEEDRKNILRLQDLVDKLQMKVKSYKRQSEEAEELSNVNLSKFRKIQHELEEAEERADIAESQVNKLRAKSREFHRKIEEEE; this is encoded by the exons ATGTCGTCGGATGCTGAGATGGCTGTCTTTGGAGTGGCGGCTCCCTATCTCCGAAAGTCAGAGAAGGAGAGAATTGCGGCCCAGAACAAGCCTTTCGATGCCAAGTCATCGGTGTTTGTGGCCCATCCTAAAGAATCCTTTGTGAAAGGGACAATCCAGAGCAAAGAATCAGGGAAGGTTACGGTCAAGACTGAAGGTGGAGAG ACCCTGACCGTGAAGGAAGATCAGGTCTTTTCCATGAACCCTCCCAAGTATGATAAAGTCGAGGACATGGCCATGATGACCCACCTCCACGAACCTGCTGTGCTGTACAACCTCAAAGAGCGTTATGCAGCCTGGATGATCTAT ACCTACTCGGGTCTCTTCTGTGTCACTGTCAACCCCTACAAGTGGCTGCCGGTGTACAACCCAGAGGTGGTGTTGGCCTACCGAGGCAAGAAGCGTTCGGAGGCCCCTCCACACATCTTCTCCATCTCTGACAATGCCTATCAGTTCATGCTGACTG ATCGCGAGAACCAGTCGATCCTGATCAC TGGAGAATCCGGTGCAGGGAAGACTGTGAACACAAAGCGTGTCATCCAGTACTTTGCAACAATTGCAGCAAGtggggagaagaagaaggaagagcacTCTGGCAAAATGCAG GGAACGCTTGAGGATCAAATCATCAGCGCCAACCCACTGCTGGAGGCCTTTGGAAATGCCAAGACTGTGAGGAATGACAATTCCTCACGCTTT GGCAAATTCATCAGAATCCACTTTGGAGCTACAGGCAAACTGGCTTCTGCTGACATTGAAACTT ATCTGTTGGAGAAGTCCAGAGTCACTTTCCAGCTCAAGGCAGAAAGAAGCTACCACATATTTTATCAGATCACCTCCAACAAGAAGCCAGAACTAATTG aaatgcttctcATCACCACCAATCCGTATGATTACCCTTTTGTGAGTCAAGGTGAGATCACGGTTCCCAGCATTGATGACAAGGAGGAGCTGATGGCTACAGAT AGTGCCATTGACATCCTGGGCTTCACAGCTGAGGAAAAGACTGCCATCTACAAGCTGACAGGGGCTGTCATGCACTATGGGAACTTGAAGTTCAAGCAGAAACCAAgagaggagcaggcagagccagATGGCACAGAAG TTGCTGACAAGGCTGCCTACCTTATGGGTCTGAATTCAGCTGACATGCTCAAGGCACTGTGCTACCCCCGAGTCAAGGTGGGGAATGAATATGTGACCAAGGGTCAAACTGCACAGCAG GTGCACAATGCTGTAGGTGCTCTTGCAAAAGCTGTCTATGAGAGGATGTTCTTGTGGATGGTTGTTCGTATCAACCAACAGCTGGATACAAAGCAGCCCAGACAGTACTTCATTGGTGTCTTGGACATTGCTGGCTTTGAGATCTTTGAT ttcaACAGCTTTGAGCAGCTGTGCATCAACTTCACCAATGAGAAACTGCAACAGTTCTTCAACCACCACATGtttgtgctggagcaggaggagtaCAAGAAGGAAGGAATTGAATGGACATTCATTGACTTTGGGATGGACCTGGCTGCCTGCATTGAGCTGATAGAGAAG CCCATGGGCATCTTCTCCATCCTGGAAGAGGAGTGCATGTTTCCCAAGGCAACTGACACCTCTTTCAAGAACAAGCTCTATGATCAGCATCTGGGGAAGTCCAACAACTTCCAGAAGCCCAAGCCTACCAAAGGCAAGGCTGAGGCCCACTTCTCCCTGATACATTATGCTGGTACTGTAGACTACAACATCACTGGTTGGCTTGAGAAGAACAAAGACCCCCTGAATGAAACTGTCATTGGGTTGTATCAGAAATCATCTGTGAAAACATTGGCCTTACTCTTTGCCAACTATGGTGGAGCAGAAGCAG AGGCTAGTGGTGGCAAGAAAGGTGGCAAGAAGAAAGGTTCTTCCTTCCAGACTGTCTCAGCTCTTTTCCGG GAAAATTTAAACAAGCTGATGACCAATCTGCGAAGCACCCACCCCCATTTTGTACGCTGCATCAtcccaaatgaaacaaaaactcCTG GTGCCATGGAGCATGAACTGGTACTTCACCAGCTGCGATGTAACGGCGTGCTGGAAGGGATCAGAATTTGCAGGAAAGGGTTTCCCAACAGAGTCCTGTATGCAGACTTTAAACAGAG atacAAAGTATTAAATGCAAGTGCTATCCCAGAGGGACAATTCATTGACAGCAAGAAGGCTTGTGAGAAACTTCTTGGATCAATTGATATAGATCACACTCAATACAAATTTGGTCACACCAAG GTGTTCTTCAAAGCTGGGCTGATAGGCCTCTTGGAAGAGATGAGAGATGAGAAGCTGGCACAGCTTATCACCCGTACACAGGCCAGGTGCAGGGGCTTCCTGATGAGAATGGAGTACCAGAGAATGGTGGAGAGGAG GGAGTCCATTTTCTGCATCCAGTACAACATTCGTGCATTCATGAATGTCAAGCATTGGCCTTGGATGAAGCTGTTCTTCAAGATCAAGCCCTTGCTGAAGAGTGCAGAATCTGAGAAGGAGATGGCCAACATGAAACAAGAGTTTGAGAAAACGAAGGAAGAGCTTGCAAAGTCTGAGGCAAagaggaaggagctggaggagaaaatggTGAAACTggtgcaggagaaaaatgaccTGCAACTCCAAGTACAGGCT GAAGCTGATGCTTTGGCTGATGCTGAGGAAAGGTGTGACCAGctcatcaaaaccaaaatccagCTGGAAGCCAAAGTTAAAGAGGTGACCGAAAGggctgaggatgaggaggaaatTAATGCCGAGCTGACAGccaagaagagaaaactggagGATGAATGttcagagctgaagaaagatATTGACGATCTTGAGTTAACACTGGCCAAGgttgagaaggaaaaacatgccACCGAAAACAAG GTGAAAAACCTCACAGAGGAGATGGCAGCCCTGGATGAGACCATTGTGAAGctgacaaaagagaagaaagcccTCCAAGAGGCCCATCAGCAGACACTGGATGACCTGCAGGCAGAAGAGGACAAAGTCAATACTCTGACCAAAGCTAAAGccaagctggagcagcaagTGGACGAT CTGGAAGGGTCCCTGGAGCAAGAGAAGAAACTGCGCATGGACCTTGAGAGAGCTAAGAGGAAACTCGAAGGAGACCTGAAACTGGCCCATGACAGCATAATGGATTTGGAAAATGATaagcagcagctggatgagAAACTGAAGAA GAAAGACTTTGAAATCAGCCAGATTCAGAGCAAAATCGAGGATGAGCAACTTCTGGGTATCCAGTTACAGAAGAAGATCAAGGAGCTGCAG GCTCGTATTGAAGAACTGGAGGAGGAAATTGAGGCAGAGCGAACCTCTCGggcaaaagcagagaagcatCGGGCTGACCTCTCGAGGGAGCTAGAGGAGATCAGCGAGCGCCTGGAAGAAGCAGGAGGGGCTACCGCAGCTCAGATTGAGATGAACAAGAAGCGTGAGGCAGAATTTCAGAAGATGCGTCGCGACCTCGAAGAGGCCACGCTGCAGCATGAAGCCACGGCTGCCGCCCTGCGGAAGAAGCACGCGGACAGCACAGCTGAGCTTGGGGAGCAGATTGACAACCTGCAACGAGTGaagcagaagctggagaaggagaagagtgagCTGAAGATGGAGATTGACGACTTGGCCAGTAACATGGAAACTGTCTCCAAAGCCAAG GCAAATCTGGAGAAGATGTGCCGCACTCTGGAAGATCAGCTGAGTGAGATTAAAACTAAGGAGGAGCAGAATCAGCGCATGATCAATGACCTCAATACTCAAAGAGCTCGTCTGCAGACAGAATCAG GTGAATATTCACgccaggtggaggaaaaggaTGCTCTGATTTCTCAGCTGTCTAGGGGCAAGCAAGGATTTACCCAACAGATTGAGGAACTCAAGAGACATctagaggaagaaataaag GCCAAGAACGCCCTGGCTCACGCTTTGCAGTCGGCTCGCCACGACTGTGACTTGCTCCGGGAACAATatgaggaggagcaggaagcCAAAGGGGAGCTGCAACGTGCCCTGTCCAAGGCCAACAGCGAAGTGGCCCAGTGGAGAACCAAATACGAGACGGATGCTATTCAGCGCacggaggagctggaggaggccaA GAAGAAGCTGGCGCAGCGCTTGCAGGATGCAGAGGAACACGTTGAAGCCGTGAATGCCAAATGTGCTTCCCtggaaaagacaaagcagaggctgcagaaTGAAGTGGAGGACCTGATGATTGACGTGGAGCGATCGAATGCTGCCTGTGCAGCTCTGGATAAGAAGCAGAAGAACTTTGACAAG ATCCTGGCAGAATGGAAGCAGAAGTATGAGGAAACGCAGGCTGAGCTGGAAGCCTCCCAGAAGGAGTCTCGCTCTCTCAGCACGGAGCTGTTTAAGATGAAGAACGCCTATGAGGAGTCCTTGGACCACCTGGAAACGCTGAAGCGTGAGAATAAGAACTTGCAGC AGGAGATTTCTGACCTCACGGAGCAGATTGCCGAGGGAGGAAAGGCAATTcatgagctggagaaagtcAAGAAGCAGATTGAGCAGGAGAAATCTGAAATCCAGGCTGCCTTGGAGGAAGCTGAG GCCTCCCTAGAACATGAAGAGGGGAAGATCCTGCGCCTGCAGCTTGAGCTCAACCAGGTGAAGTCTGAGATTGACAGGAAGATAGCAGAGAAAGATGAGGAGATCGACCAGATGAAGAGAAACCACCTCAGGATTGTGGAGTCCTTGCAGAGCAGCCTGGACGCTGAGATCAGGAGCAGGAATGAAGCCCTGCGGCTGAAGAAGAAGATGGAAGGAGACCTGAATGAAATGGAGATCCAGCTGAGCCATGCCAACCGTGTGGCTGCAGAGGCACAAAAGAACCTGAGAAACACACAGGCAGTGCTCAAG GATACGCAGATACACTTGGATGATGCTATCAGGACACAGGAGGACCTGAAGGAGCAGGTGGCCATGGTGGAGCGCAGAGCAAACCTGTTGCAGGCTGAAATTGAGGAGCTACGGGCGGCCCTGGAGCAGACGGAGAGGTCAAGGAAAGTGGCTGAGCAGGAACTTCTGGATGCCACTGAACGTGTGCAGCTCCTCCATACCCAG AACACCAGCTTGATCAACACCAAGAAGAAGCTGGAAACAGACATTGCCCAAATTCAGGGTGAAATGGAGGATACAATCCAGGAAGCCCGCAATGCTGAAGAGAAGGCCAAGAAAGCCATCACAGAT GCAGCCATGATggcagaagagctgaagaaggAGCAGGACACCAGCGCCCACCTGGAGAGGATGAAGAAGAACCTGGACCAGACGGTGAAGGACCTGCAGCTCCGTCTGGATGAAGCCGAGCAGTTGGCACTGAAGGGAGGCAAGAAGCAAATTCAGAAGCTGGAGGCCAGA GTGCGGGAACTGGAAGGGGAGGTTGATGCTGAGCAGAAGCGCAGCGCTGAAGCCGTGAAGGGTGTGCGCAAATATGAGAGGAGGGTGAAGGAGCTGACCTACCAG TCTGAGGAAGATCGGAAGAATATTCTTAGGCTGCAGGATCTGGTGGACAAGCTGCAAATGAAGGTGAAATCCTACAAGAGACAATCTGAAGAGGCT GAGGAGCTGTCCAATGTCAACCTGTCCAAGTTCCGCAAGATCCAGCACGAGCTGGAGGAAGCCGAGGAGCGGGCTGACATTGCGGAGTCACAGGTCAACAAGCTCCGAGCAAAGAGTCGAGAGTTTCATAGGAAGATAGAAGAGGAAGAGTGA